In Candidatus Desulforudis audaxviator MP104C, a genomic segment contains:
- a CDS encoding menaquinone biosynthesis protein, translating into MRLGQVDYLNCLPIYYAFERGLVDVPAELVKGPPTRLNGLLLRGELEITPLSSIEYARHPDRCLIVPGLSISSDGPVGSIFLMSKVPLTELDGKKVCLPDTSASAAALLKILFHHYYHVDVQFETTASDLEQMLARADAALLIGDEALAAYLHVRNTGAPLVVVDLGEAWKKFTGERMVFAVWVVRRDYALERPQETDGLVAALQRAREIGIREREAVLDLAVHRTGLPRDFVADYLKLVRYDFDAEYQRGLLTFYDYAYKTGLTEERVRLAIWGEHLA; encoded by the coding sequence ATCCGCCTGGGACAGGTGGACTACCTTAACTGCCTGCCCATCTACTACGCTTTTGAACGGGGTCTGGTCGACGTGCCCGCCGAACTGGTGAAGGGCCCGCCCACACGGCTGAACGGGCTTTTATTGCGCGGGGAACTGGAGATCACGCCGCTCTCCAGCATCGAGTACGCCCGGCACCCGGACCGCTGCTTGATCGTTCCCGGCCTCTCGATCAGTTCGGACGGTCCGGTGGGGAGCATCTTTTTGATGAGCAAAGTGCCGCTGACCGAGTTGGATGGGAAAAAGGTGTGCCTGCCGGATACCTCGGCCAGCGCCGCGGCTTTGTTGAAAATCTTGTTCCATCATTACTACCACGTGGACGTGCAGTTTGAAACCACGGCTTCGGACCTGGAGCAAATGCTGGCCCGGGCGGACGCCGCCCTGCTGATCGGGGACGAGGCCCTGGCCGCCTATCTGCACGTGAGGAACACCGGGGCGCCGCTCGTGGTGGTCGACCTCGGGGAGGCCTGGAAGAAGTTCACCGGGGAGCGGATGGTTTTCGCCGTCTGGGTGGTCCGGCGCGATTACGCCTTGGAGCGTCCTCAGGAAACCGACGGGCTGGTGGCCGCGCTGCAGCGGGCCCGGGAGATCGGCATCCGGGAGCGCGAAGCGGTGCTGGACCTGGCCGTGCACCGGACGGGCCTCCCCCGGGACTTTGTGGCGGACTACTTGAAACTGGTCCGGTACGACTTCGACGCCGAATACCAGCGGGGGCTTTTGACTTTCTACGACTACGCGTACAAAACGGGCCTGACCGAGGAACGGGTGCGGCTCGCCATCTGGGGGGAACACCTTGCCTGA
- the mqnC gene encoding cyclic dehypoxanthinyl futalosine synthase, with translation MPELRDVLEKAAAGRRLSEEEGTALLESADLLDVGRAADLARRRRHPEGRVTFVIDRNINYTNVCVSACRFCAFYRSPDAPDAYVLSVEEIIEKIGELVRLGGTQVLIQGGLHPELGLEYYIGMLEAVKARFDGLQVHSFSPPEIVHLARREGLSVRTLLAALRAAGLDSVPGGGAEILVDRVRRLISPRKISWREWMDVMYAAHELGMRTTATMMFGTVETPAERVRHLVRLREAQDRTGGFTAFIPWSYQPPNTELGGEAAGSHEYLKVLAVSRLMLDNFPNVQASWVTQGPKVAQVALSFGANDFGGTMLEENVVRAAGAAHCVPLAEIIRMIRDAGFVPAQRTTEYRILREF, from the coding sequence TTGCCTGAACTGCGGGACGTCCTTGAAAAGGCGGCGGCTGGCAGGCGGCTCTCGGAGGAGGAGGGTACGGCCCTGCTGGAATCGGCCGACCTCCTGGACGTGGGCCGGGCGGCGGACCTGGCGCGGCGGCGGCGGCACCCGGAGGGGCGTGTCACCTTTGTGATCGACCGGAACATCAACTACACCAACGTTTGTGTGTCGGCCTGCCGTTTTTGCGCGTTTTACCGTTCCCCGGACGCCCCGGACGCCTACGTGCTGTCCGTGGAGGAGATCATTGAGAAGATCGGGGAACTGGTGCGGCTGGGCGGAACGCAGGTACTGATCCAGGGAGGGCTCCACCCGGAACTCGGGCTGGAGTACTACATCGGAATGCTTGAGGCCGTCAAGGCGCGCTTTGACGGCCTGCAGGTGCATTCGTTCTCGCCGCCGGAGATTGTACATCTGGCCCGCCGGGAAGGGCTTTCGGTGCGTACGCTTTTGGCGGCCCTGCGGGCGGCGGGCCTGGATTCGGTGCCCGGAGGCGGTGCCGAAATCTTGGTGGACCGGGTGCGGCGCCTGATCAGTCCCCGCAAGATCTCCTGGCGGGAGTGGATGGACGTTATGTATGCCGCCCACGAGCTGGGAATGCGTACCACGGCCACCATGATGTTCGGCACGGTGGAAACGCCGGCCGAGCGGGTCCGCCACCTGGTCCGCCTGCGGGAAGCCCAAGACCGCACCGGCGGGTTCACCGCCTTCATCCCCTGGAGCTACCAGCCTCCCAACACCGAACTCGGAGGGGAAGCCGCCGGGAGTCACGAGTACCTTAAAGTGCTGGCCGTGTCGCGCCTTATGCTGGACAACTTTCCGAACGTGCAGGCCTCGTGGGTCACCCAGGGGCCGAAAGTGGCCCAGGTGGCGCTTTCCTTCGGCGCAAACGACTTCGGCGGAACAATGCTCGAGGAAAACGTGGTCCGGGCGGCGGGAGCGGCGCACTGCGTGCCGCTGGCCGAGATCATCCGGATGATCCGCGACGCGGGTTTTGTCCCGGCGCAGCGGACCACCGAATACCGGATTCTGCGCGAATTCTAA
- a CDS encoding DUF4198 domain-containing protein has product MAPHNIWLDCAQWVSVGKTVACRFQYGHHMEAQGKASPGRARLWVAAPGGEPVELALVEDGETLSAEFSPTVRGVYALLGEYDPGVWSVTTDGRHLPGAAGEQAGEEVVRTISYGHFAKRLVFVEKDTPWPGSFGREMEIVPLQPAGREQEILIQYRGRPLGGVKVYVHGRGRAGARYGVTGPDGKVEFGLPAGEWLLLARHESPGTAADGANVRVTSAVLALTRS; this is encoded by the coding sequence GTGGCTCCGCACAACATTTGGCTCGACTGCGCCCAGTGGGTGTCCGTGGGAAAAACCGTCGCCTGCCGGTTCCAGTACGGTCACCACATGGAGGCGCAGGGCAAGGCGAGTCCCGGACGCGCCCGCCTGTGGGTCGCGGCGCCCGGCGGGGAACCGGTGGAGTTGGCCCTGGTGGAAGACGGCGAAACCCTGTCAGCTGAATTCAGCCCTACGGTGCGCGGGGTCTACGCGCTCCTCGGGGAGTATGATCCGGGGGTCTGGTCGGTCACCACGGACGGCCGGCACCTTCCGGGCGCGGCCGGGGAACAGGCCGGGGAGGAAGTGGTCCGGACTATCAGCTACGGCCATTTCGCCAAGCGGCTGGTGTTCGTCGAAAAGGACACACCCTGGCCCGGATCGTTCGGGCGGGAGATGGAAATCGTGCCCCTGCAGCCTGCGGGGAGGGAGCAGGAAATCCTGATCCAGTACCGGGGTCGGCCCCTCGGCGGAGTCAAAGTGTACGTGCACGGCCGCGGACGGGCCGGGGCGCGCTACGGAGTGACGGGCCCGGACGGGAAGGTGGAGTTCGGGCTCCCGGCCGGCGAGTGGCTGTTGCTCGCACGTCATGAGTCGCCGGGCACAGCTGCGGACGGGGCAAACGTGCGCGTGACCAGCGCGGTGCTCGCCCTTACCCGGTCCTAG
- the selA gene encoding L-seryl-tRNA(Sec) selenium transferase, which yields MELNTGDVMRRLPAVDELLREPELEMLLAEHPRALVVAAVREVLQQWRETVRAEPERVPGSREELAAAIVQEVTITVRAKARPALRRVINATGVVLHTNLGRAVLSDKALRAVHEAAAHYSNLEFNLETGRRGSRYALVEDLLKLLTGTESCLVVNNNAAAVLLALSTLAAGREVIVSRGQLVEIGGSFRIPEVMKQSGARLVEVGATNKTHLRDYRDAITSETALLLHVHASNYRIVGFTHEVGLEELVALGREHGLPVMSDLGSGFLVDLSRFGYPYEPTVQETAGAGVDVVTFSGDKLLGGPQAGIIVGRREVVDRMKKNPLTRAVRVDKMTLAALEATLREYLDPEGALERIPTLRMLSVGAVVLAEKARRLAGLLGAALGDRAEVGVEEDFSQVGGGALPTAQPKTVLVTVRPKALSLTELTARLRAADPAVVGRVQEERLCLDPRTIAEDEFVLLTGTLDRVLGVPQ from the coding sequence TTGGAGTTGAACACGGGAGATGTGATGCGCAGGCTCCCCGCGGTGGATGAACTGCTGCGGGAGCCGGAGCTGGAGATGCTTCTGGCGGAACACCCCCGCGCGCTCGTGGTGGCTGCGGTCCGCGAAGTCTTGCAGCAGTGGCGGGAGACGGTGCGCGCGGAGCCGGAACGGGTGCCCGGCAGCCGAGAGGAGTTGGCGGCCGCGATCGTCCAAGAGGTAACGATAACCGTGCGCGCCAAGGCGCGTCCGGCCTTGCGGCGGGTAATTAACGCGACCGGTGTGGTGCTGCACACCAACCTGGGACGGGCGGTCCTTTCGGACAAGGCGCTGCGGGCGGTGCATGAGGCGGCCGCCCATTATTCCAACCTGGAGTTCAACTTGGAGACCGGCAGGAGAGGTTCACGCTACGCACTGGTGGAGGATTTGCTGAAGCTTTTGACCGGGACCGAATCCTGCTTGGTGGTGAACAACAACGCCGCGGCCGTACTGCTCGCCCTGAGCACTCTGGCGGCGGGCCGGGAGGTTATCGTATCCCGGGGCCAGTTGGTGGAGATCGGCGGCTCCTTCCGAATCCCAGAGGTCATGAAACAGAGCGGGGCCCGTCTGGTGGAGGTCGGGGCCACGAACAAAACCCATCTTCGCGACTACCGGGACGCAATCACGTCTGAGACGGCGCTCCTATTACACGTACACGCGTCCAATTACCGGATCGTTGGTTTCACCCATGAGGTCGGCCTGGAGGAACTGGTCGCCCTGGGCCGGGAGCACGGGCTGCCGGTGATGTCCGACCTGGGCAGCGGTTTTCTGGTAGACTTAAGCCGGTTCGGTTATCCCTACGAACCGACGGTGCAGGAGACCGCGGGCGCCGGGGTGGACGTGGTCACCTTCAGCGGGGATAAACTTTTGGGAGGGCCGCAGGCCGGAATCATCGTGGGCCGGCGCGAGGTTGTGGACCGGATGAAGAAGAACCCGCTCACCCGCGCGGTGCGGGTCGACAAGATGACCCTGGCGGCCCTGGAGGCGACGCTCCGGGAGTACCTGGACCCTGAGGGGGCCCTGGAACGGATCCCGACGCTCAGGATGCTCTCCGTCGGAGCCGTTGTGCTGGCGGAAAAGGCCCGGCGGCTGGCCGGACTCCTGGGGGCGGCCCTAGGGGACCGGGCCGAAGTCGGGGTGGAGGAGGACTTTTCCCAGGTGGGCGGCGGCGCCCTGCCCACCGCCCAGCCGAAGACCGTCCTGGTGACCGTGCGGCCGAAAGCCCTGTCGTTGACCGAGTTGACGGCCCGGTTGCGCGCGGCGGACCCGGCGGTGGTGGGCCGGGTGCAGGAAGAGCGGCTCTGCCTTGATCCCCGGACCATCGCCGAAGACGAATTTGTCCTGCTGACCGGCACGCTGGACCGGGTGCTGGGGGTGCCGCAATGA
- the selB gene encoding selenocysteine-specific translation elongation factor produces MNYLVIGTAGHVDHGKTQLIKALTGIDTDRLREEKERGISIELGFAYMDLPDGRRAGIVDVPGHERFVKQMLAGISGIDLVLLVIAADEGVMPQTREHMDIIQLLDIERGIVVLNKVDLVEPDWLELVEEDVRAFLAGSVLEDAPVLRVSAVTGEGLPALRETIGMLTAGLRERTGAGPARLPIDRVFSITGFGTVVTGTLVSGSLKLGDPVEVLPPRLVSRVRTLQVHNQKVQKAGPGQRVAVNLVGLETQEINRGDVLASAGFFKPTRRLDVRLFLLGNTPRPLKNRARVRFHLGAAEILSRVLLLDRDELAPGEECYAQVILEAESVAERGDRFVIRSYSPMRTIGGGRVIDANPPRHKRNQPQVLDRLATLEKGNPGELISQFLQGGPAPLNENEVAQGTGLEPDTVAAVCRELEAGGALRRLPGGGLLAHTDDYRRWERAVIGILKDYHGRYPLREGHPREELRSRAFTGFATARFQDFLQALEADGVVTLYPQSVALREFAGRELPEKARKTLAEMEGLFRVGGMQPPTTAQVLEKLGLPEPEGQEYLHHLIRAGTLVKIDNEWCFHVEAVEEARRRIGDYLAEHEGLSVGEARNLLGTSRRYTLPLLEHFDRVRYTKRLGDLRVLVRK; encoded by the coding sequence ATGAATTACCTGGTCATCGGGACGGCGGGTCACGTCGACCACGGGAAGACCCAGCTCATCAAGGCGCTCACCGGGATCGACACCGACCGCCTCCGGGAAGAGAAGGAGCGCGGGATTTCGATCGAACTGGGTTTCGCCTACATGGACCTCCCGGACGGGAGACGGGCCGGAATTGTGGACGTGCCCGGCCATGAACGTTTTGTAAAACAAATGTTGGCGGGGATCAGCGGGATCGACCTGGTACTGCTGGTAATCGCCGCCGACGAGGGAGTGATGCCCCAGACCCGCGAGCACATGGATATCATTCAGCTTCTGGACATCGAGCGCGGCATCGTGGTCCTGAACAAGGTCGACCTGGTGGAACCCGACTGGCTGGAACTGGTGGAGGAAGATGTGCGCGCCTTTCTGGCCGGCAGCGTGCTGGAGGACGCGCCGGTGCTAAGGGTGTCGGCAGTAACCGGGGAGGGGTTGCCCGCACTCCGGGAAACCATCGGCATGCTGACGGCCGGGCTCCGAGAGCGGACCGGGGCGGGCCCGGCGCGCCTGCCGATCGACCGGGTCTTTTCGATCACCGGTTTCGGCACGGTGGTCACGGGGACCCTGGTTTCCGGTTCTCTGAAACTAGGGGACCCGGTCGAGGTGCTGCCGCCGCGGCTGGTTTCCCGGGTGCGCACGCTCCAGGTGCACAATCAGAAGGTGCAGAAGGCCGGTCCCGGGCAGCGCGTGGCGGTGAACCTGGTCGGCCTGGAGACCCAGGAAATCAACCGGGGGGACGTGCTGGCTTCGGCCGGTTTCTTCAAGCCTACTCGCCGCCTGGACGTGCGGCTGTTTCTGCTGGGGAATACGCCCCGTCCCCTCAAAAACCGGGCTCGGGTGCGGTTCCACCTAGGTGCAGCCGAGATCCTGAGCCGGGTGCTGCTCTTGGACCGGGACGAGTTGGCGCCCGGGGAGGAGTGCTACGCACAGGTGATCCTGGAGGCGGAGTCTGTCGCCGAGCGGGGGGATCGATTCGTGATCCGCTCCTACTCTCCGATGCGCACCATCGGCGGCGGGCGGGTAATTGACGCCAACCCCCCGCGGCACAAGCGGAACCAGCCGCAGGTGCTGGATCGGCTGGCCACCCTGGAAAAAGGGAATCCGGGCGAGTTGATCAGCCAGTTCCTGCAGGGCGGTCCCGCACCCCTGAACGAGAACGAAGTCGCCCAGGGCACAGGGCTCGAGCCGGATACGGTCGCGGCGGTGTGCCGGGAACTGGAGGCGGGTGGTGCCTTGCGCCGGCTGCCCGGCGGGGGATTATTGGCCCACACGGACGACTACCGGCGCTGGGAGCGGGCGGTGATCGGAATACTCAAGGATTATCACGGGCGATACCCGCTGCGGGAGGGCCACCCCCGGGAGGAACTCCGTTCCCGGGCGTTCACCGGGTTTGCCACGGCCAGGTTCCAAGACTTTCTGCAGGCCCTGGAGGCCGACGGAGTGGTGACCCTCTACCCCCAGAGCGTCGCCCTCAGAGAGTTCGCCGGGCGGGAGTTGCCGGAGAAAGCCAGGAAAACGCTGGCGGAGATGGAAGGCCTGTTCCGCGTCGGCGGGATGCAGCCGCCGACCACGGCGCAGGTCCTGGAGAAACTGGGGCTCCCGGAACCGGAGGGCCAGGAATATTTGCACCACCTGATCCGCGCGGGAACGCTGGTCAAGATCGACAATGAGTGGTGTTTTCACGTGGAGGCGGTGGAGGAGGCCAGAAGGCGGATCGGGGATTACCTGGCCGAACACGAGGGCCTCTCTGTCGGGGAGGCGCGGAATCTCCTGGGGACATCCCGCCGGTACACTCTGCCGCTCCTGGAGCATTTTGACCGGGTGCGGTACACCAAGCGGCTTGGGGATCTGCGGGTGCTGGTTAGAAAGTAA